A DNA window from Turicibacter sp. TJ11 contains the following coding sequences:
- the pulA gene encoding type I pullulanase yields the protein MMRKRQTFEAYLDTFETITAYLSKNYYEGKNQSFRLKDEQSNSVNLEILNIIDDDNYVKYILKTPLLELGESYRLTDDRQLTTPLQFGYVVRTKAFDEAFYYEGDDLGVTYTKLATTFKVWSPIASQIKVEIHHNNDVQTHDLTKGNQGVWSLTLMGDYELASYIYLVKVNGSWNQATDPYAIASTPNHQRTVIIDPQKVEVNNQRHGLKPLESYTDAIIYELHVRDFSMHKNSGIKHVGKFLGVIEEGTRTDRGTLTGLDYLMDLGVTHLQLLPTYDFGSVDELNQFESYNWGYDPVQYNVPEGSYATDIHNPYSRIIEMKQMIAKLHEKGFRVIMDVVYNHMFDRQTSSFENIVPNYYFKLGENGEISNGSFCGNDFDSLRPMGRQFIINSCKMWVRDYGFDGFRFDLMGILDTETMNDIAKECQMIDSSVMVYGEGWNMPSLMPEEKKAMMFNNDQMPNVAHFNDRFSRGIKGSPFETELSDIGYGLGYTEDLNRVMNVIAGSCTKIGMDPLFVEPTMSLNYVECHDNLTLFDKMMLANKCESLETRLKRQKLINALILVSQGIPFLHAGQEFNRTKNGDHNSYKSSDEINQLDWDRKDQYQETVDFVKDFISLRQSIKAFRLSTSEEIQAHILVQSLPNGIIDYTIKNVKAYGDYESLKILINPTHQAMTLELEQDYVLLANQYGRVNSSEPIQTITVDSIELVVLAIK from the coding sequence TTCCGATTAAAAGATGAACAGTCTAACAGTGTTAATTTAGAGATTCTTAATATCATAGATGATGACAACTACGTCAAATATATTTTAAAAACACCGCTACTAGAGTTAGGAGAAAGCTATCGATTAACCGATGATCGTCAACTCACCACACCTTTACAATTTGGGTACGTGGTTAGAACAAAAGCATTTGATGAGGCCTTTTATTATGAGGGAGATGATTTAGGGGTCACTTACACAAAACTTGCGACTACTTTTAAAGTATGGTCGCCCATTGCCTCACAAATTAAAGTTGAAATTCATCACAACAATGACGTTCAAACGCATGATTTAACTAAAGGAAATCAAGGTGTTTGGAGCCTTACACTGATGGGTGACTATGAACTTGCTTCTTACATTTATCTGGTCAAAGTCAATGGTTCATGGAATCAGGCTACCGATCCTTATGCTATCGCCTCAACACCAAATCATCAACGAACAGTGATTATTGATCCTCAAAAAGTAGAAGTGAACAATCAGCGTCATGGATTAAAACCACTTGAATCTTATACGGATGCAATTATCTATGAACTACATGTTCGTGACTTTTCCATGCACAAAAACTCAGGAATTAAGCATGTTGGAAAGTTTTTAGGCGTCATTGAAGAAGGAACAAGAACGGATCGTGGAACATTAACTGGACTTGATTATCTCATGGATTTAGGAGTCACTCACCTTCAACTTCTTCCAACGTATGATTTTGGATCAGTCGATGAATTAAATCAATTTGAATCTTATAACTGGGGATACGATCCTGTTCAATATAATGTACCAGAAGGAAGTTATGCCACTGACATTCATAACCCTTACTCACGAATTATTGAGATGAAACAGATGATCGCGAAACTTCACGAAAAAGGATTTCGAGTGATTATGGATGTGGTGTATAATCATATGTTTGATCGTCAAACCTCTTCATTTGAAAACATCGTTCCTAATTATTATTTTAAGCTTGGAGAAAATGGTGAAATTTCAAATGGTTCATTTTGTGGAAATGACTTTGATTCCTTACGTCCGATGGGTCGTCAGTTTATTATAAATTCTTGTAAAATGTGGGTTAGAGATTATGGATTTGATGGATTCCGCTTTGATTTAATGGGGATTTTAGATACAGAAACGATGAATGACATTGCAAAAGAATGTCAAATGATCGATTCGTCTGTCATGGTTTACGGTGAAGGATGGAATATGCCATCATTAATGCCTGAAGAAAAAAAGGCGATGATGTTTAATAATGACCAAATGCCAAACGTGGCTCACTTTAATGATCGTTTTAGCCGTGGAATTAAAGGCTCACCTTTTGAAACCGAGCTATCTGATATTGGATACGGTCTTGGATACACAGAAGACTTAAACCGCGTTATGAATGTCATTGCCGGTTCATGTACGAAAATTGGGATGGACCCACTATTTGTTGAACCAACGATGAGTCTTAATTACGTTGAATGTCATGATAATTTAACCTTATTTGATAAGATGATGTTAGCCAATAAGTGTGAATCGTTAGAAACGCGATTAAAACGTCAAAAACTGATTAACGCTCTTATTTTAGTATCTCAAGGAATTCCATTTTTACACGCGGGGCAAGAATTTAATCGAACGAAAAATGGCGATCACAACAGTTATAAATCATCTGATGAAATCAATCAATTAGATTGGGATCGTAAAGATCAGTACCAAGAAACCGTTGATTTTGTTAAAGATTTTATTTCTCTTCGCCAATCGATCAAAGCTTTTCGATTATCAACTAGCGAAGAAATTCAAGCACATATCTTAGTTCAATCTCTTCCAAACGGAATCATTGACTATACAATTAAAAACGTTAAAGCCTACGGCGATTATGAATCACTTAAAATTTTAATCAACCCAACTCATCAAGCAATGACTTTAGAGTTAGAACAAGATTATGTGTTACTTGCTAATCAATATGGACGAGTTAATTCATCTGAACCGATTCAAACCATTACCGTTGATTCTATTGAGTTAGTTGTTCTTGCCATTAAATAA
- a CDS encoding glycosyltransferase — protein MQPKVSVIVPAYQAQQHLFRCLSSLVNQTLPGIEIIVINDGSTDQTQSIINEFKLNYPHLIAIEQENAGISTTKKRGLELATGEYILFMDNDDQLDLKALEVLYEMAKASNADIVLYHAYQVIENQIINMWTYERGLEKQIQQDPLTVYFNGQIRTPLWCKFIKKSYLDHVSFPEGLNHCEDSATTASLLMHHPKISFCPQCLYYWFDYSASTSHTPTSRVNDFIYTIEFVTNELKKNDLYTTYQTPFNTYAYSIASFGYTMLGHHTQLQQQLLTFYEQWRQNS, from the coding sequence ATGCAACCAAAAGTGAGTGTGATTGTTCCTGCTTATCAGGCACAACAGCATCTATTCCGTTGTTTATCGTCTCTTGTCAATCAAACGTTACCAGGGATTGAAATCATTGTCATCAACGATGGCTCAACGGATCAAACCCAAAGTATCATTAATGAATTTAAGTTAAACTACCCTCATCTTATAGCCATTGAACAAGAAAATGCCGGAATTAGTACAACTAAAAAACGAGGTCTTGAATTGGCGACTGGAGAATACATCCTTTTCATGGACAATGATGATCAACTCGATTTAAAAGCACTTGAAGTGTTATATGAAATGGCTAAAGCATCAAATGCTGATATTGTGTTATATCATGCCTATCAAGTCATTGAAAATCAAATCATAAACATGTGGACGTACGAAAGGGGCCTTGAGAAGCAAATTCAACAAGATCCATTAACGGTTTATTTTAATGGACAGATTCGAACACCGTTATGGTGCAAATTCATTAAAAAGTCATACTTAGATCATGTTTCATTTCCTGAAGGTCTGAATCATTGTGAAGATTCGGCAACGACAGCCAGTTTATTGATGCATCATCCTAAAATCAGTTTTTGTCCTCAATGTTTATATTATTGGTTTGATTATTCGGCTAGTACAAGCCATACACCGACCTCACGAGTTAACGACTTTATTTATACGATCGAGTTTGTGACAAATGAACTGAAAAAAAATGATTTATATACGACCTATCAGACTCCATTTAATACGTATGCTTATTCAATCGCTTCATTTGGATACACCATGTTAGGTCATCATACACAACTTCAACAACAATTATTAACCTTCTATGAACAGTGGAGACAAAACAGTTGA
- a CDS encoding DUF3784 domain-containing protein — protein sequence MVEACASLSLIFLILAGLFIILKDKGAMFISGFNTLSKDERELYDKHQLVQATRNSLFLWSIILGIGGVLSYIVSSYAGVISFIIWIFLFCKDLHWDARKAFEKYKK from the coding sequence ATGGTTGAGGCTTGTGCCAGTTTATCACTGATATTTTTAATTCTAGCAGGATTATTTATCATACTTAAGGATAAAGGAGCTATGTTCATTAGCGGATTTAATACACTCTCAAAAGATGAACGAGAGTTGTATGATAAACATCAGCTTGTTCAAGCGACGAGAAACTCGTTATTCTTATGGAGTATCATATTAGGCATAGGGGGCGTGTTATCTTATATTGTGTCTTCATATGCTGGGGTCATCTCATTCATCATTTGGATCTTCTTATTTTGCAAAGATTTACATTGGGATGCTAGAAAAGCGTTTGAAAAATATAAGAAATAG
- a CDS encoding glycosyltransferase family 2 protein — MKVSVIIPAYNSEKYIARCIDSVLRQSLEDLEVIIVNDGSTDQTQAIIDQFLTDSRLRVVQLPNNEGIIRTKEKGVKLAKGDYILFVDNDDWIALDTLEKLYNYAIKEDADMVYYNFYQVIGNIGYPQPGIKEPLQTFKDHLTDESIRSIYHCTLWRKLIRRSHIQAIDFSKMPSINYWEDWVVGVLLTLNEPKIAYLDEYLYFWNMHPESTVGTIRDRCTSDIIQAFDFVTDTFKELGLYEQYKHTFKQRLEEHTAWMESVKEQNLKCANEMMAYYQKWIEAFH; from the coding sequence ATGAAAGTAAGTGTCATTATCCCGGCGTATAATTCGGAAAAATACATTGCTCGTTGTATTGATTCTGTTTTAAGACAAAGTCTAGAAGATTTAGAGGTGATTATTGTTAATGATGGATCGACTGATCAAACACAAGCCATCATCGATCAATTTTTAACAGACTCTCGTCTTCGTGTTGTTCAATTGCCAAATAATGAAGGAATCATTAGAACAAAAGAAAAAGGGGTAAAACTTGCAAAGGGAGATTATATTCTTTTTGTTGATAATGATGATTGGATTGCTCTTGATACATTAGAAAAATTATATAATTATGCCATTAAAGAAGACGCGGACATGGTTTATTACAATTTTTATCAGGTCATTGGAAATATCGGATACCCTCAACCAGGGATCAAGGAGCCGTTACAAACGTTTAAAGACCATTTAACTGATGAAAGCATTCGTTCCATTTATCACTGTACCTTATGGAGAAAGTTAATTCGAAGATCACATATTCAAGCCATCGATTTCTCTAAAATGCCAAGTATTAATTATTGGGAAGATTGGGTAGTGGGTGTATTATTAACATTAAATGAACCGAAAATTGCTTATTTAGATGAGTATTTATACTTTTGGAACATGCATCCAGAAAGTACGGTTGGAACCATTCGTGATCGTTGCACGAGTGATATCATTCAGGCATTTGATTTTGTCACAGATACCTTTAAAGAACTTGGACTTTATGAACAGTACAAACATACGTTTAAACAACGATTAGAGGAACATACCGCTTGGATGGAATCTGTTAAAGAGCAAAATTTAAAATGTGCCAATGAAATGATGGCGTATTATCAGAAATGGATTGAAGCGTTTCATTAA
- a CDS encoding glycosyltransferase has translation MKSYPVTVFTPTYNRAYTLTRLYESLKRQTVQSFEWIIVDDGSMDETANLIFPWIESEANFEIIYIRVKNGGKHRAINKATELARGKLFLMVDSDDYLKDDAVETIIRWEESIQNLSGYAGVAGNKGTSETDLIGQTFEGEYLDATSLEREKYHIDGDKAEVFYTDVLKQYKFPEIEGETFMTESVVWFHIAHDGLKLRWFNDIIYIANYLEDGLTKNAHQLFQKNPKGIELAATLHQQFYESFLQKEKEQLLTQIQSFVTSGNLSYAMNQLNEALPALKEDLDIKRIHAQVAIYDHQFEFARKLLSEILLVAPFDSQTHLKLAELREQDQQLNLAIQSYQDALLYTTDPTIEKQITEKLVRHYHLNPNQLKRVGYQTLKQLVEGNNLEEAKQFILTQPSFDEVFQLEVCYYWNQNNYVSAILSCMLNALEDEQDSLIHSHYLQGHRLFNQGKYEQSLNELLQLPPDEMSPVSLYRLAILFKLAGQLEVSQMYEKQYELMVQTMKAVGEKYYFDEINPQNIVALQQLGFKSLQQHLQSEANSLNIMDLIFFEYPLTKKEGQALFELCHFHQIKTILYMSASCFKQLIDGHEFEQERSILNQASYLIAPNEKMKHWLLDHGVYTSIHTLELMDDIVIEKGELTLKNRELSSSIVFVNDLASSEDLQLVKSSVIHDCKLNVYHCDVKEMKMSELNELDGSFGLLYQDSLTTLNNSEMDASLQTAYQLALYLVAGLPIICLQNSKEASFILNHHLGITVSCLAEVKEKINELTTDDYEKMKAQVAIFSKKMNEKNYFKASVQSILQKLRGETFE, from the coding sequence ATGAAATCTTATCCAGTTACAGTTTTTACGCCAACATATAATCGGGCTTATACCTTAACTCGGTTATATGAGTCTTTAAAAAGACAAACCGTTCAATCGTTTGAATGGATTATTGTTGATGATGGATCAATGGATGAAACGGCAAATCTGATTTTTCCTTGGATTGAAAGCGAAGCAAACTTTGAAATTATTTATATTCGGGTTAAAAACGGAGGAAAACATCGAGCGATTAATAAAGCAACTGAACTCGCTCGAGGAAAACTATTTTTAATGGTCGATTCAGACGATTATCTTAAAGATGATGCCGTTGAAACGATTATTCGCTGGGAAGAAAGTATTCAAAACTTATCGGGTTATGCGGGTGTCGCCGGAAATAAAGGAACCAGTGAAACGGATCTCATCGGTCAAACCTTTGAGGGAGAGTATTTAGATGCGACTTCACTTGAACGTGAAAAATATCATATTGACGGAGATAAAGCCGAAGTTTTTTATACTGATGTTTTAAAACAGTATAAGTTTCCTGAAATTGAGGGAGAAACCTTTATGACAGAATCAGTTGTCTGGTTTCATATTGCACACGATGGATTAAAGCTTAGATGGTTTAATGACATTATTTATATTGCCAATTATTTAGAAGATGGTCTCACCAAAAATGCACATCAACTATTTCAAAAAAATCCAAAAGGAATAGAGTTAGCAGCCACCTTACATCAACAGTTTTATGAATCATTTTTACAAAAAGAAAAAGAGCAACTCCTAACTCAAATTCAATCATTCGTTACAAGTGGAAACTTATCTTATGCCATGAATCAGTTAAACGAAGCTCTTCCAGCGCTCAAAGAAGATCTTGATATTAAACGAATTCATGCGCAAGTGGCTATTTATGATCATCAGTTTGAATTCGCTCGGAAGCTTTTAAGTGAAATCCTATTAGTCGCTCCGTTTGACTCGCAGACTCATTTGAAATTAGCTGAATTAAGGGAACAAGATCAGCAACTAAACTTAGCCATTCAGTCTTATCAAGATGCCTTGTTATATACAACCGATCCAACAATAGAAAAACAAATCACAGAAAAGTTAGTTCGTCATTATCACTTAAATCCAAATCAGCTGAAACGAGTGGGATATCAAACGTTAAAGCAATTGGTTGAAGGAAATAATTTAGAAGAGGCTAAACAATTTATTTTAACTCAACCATCGTTTGATGAAGTGTTTCAGTTAGAAGTCTGTTACTACTGGAATCAAAATAATTATGTGTCAGCCATTCTTTCATGTATGCTAAATGCACTAGAAGATGAGCAAGATTCTCTTATTCACTCGCATTATTTACAAGGGCATCGTCTATTTAATCAAGGGAAGTATGAACAAAGCTTGAATGAGCTTTTGCAACTTCCGCCTGATGAGATGAGTCCAGTGAGTTTATATCGATTAGCGATTTTATTTAAGTTGGCAGGACAATTAGAGGTTTCACAAATGTATGAAAAACAGTATGAACTCATGGTTCAAACGATGAAAGCGGTGGGTGAGAAGTACTATTTTGATGAGATTAATCCTCAAAACATCGTTGCGTTACAACAACTTGGGTTCAAGTCCTTACAACAACATTTACAATCAGAAGCGAATTCGCTGAATATTATGGATCTCATCTTTTTTGAATATCCTTTAACAAAGAAAGAGGGTCAAGCGCTATTTGAACTGTGTCATTTTCATCAAATTAAAACAATTTTATATATGAGTGCCTCTTGTTTCAAACAACTAATCGACGGTCACGAGTTTGAACAGGAACGCTCGATACTCAATCAAGCCTCTTATTTAATTGCACCAAATGAAAAAATGAAACACTGGTTACTAGATCATGGGGTTTATACATCGATTCATACGTTAGAACTTATGGATGACATCGTTATCGAAAAAGGTGAGTTGACATTGAAAAACCGTGAGCTTTCGAGTTCCATTGTTTTCGTGAACGATTTAGCATCATCTGAAGATTTGCAATTAGTAAAATCATCCGTGATTCATGACTGCAAGCTAAATGTCTATCACTGCGATGTCAAAGAAATGAAGATGAGTGAGTTGAATGAGTTAGACGGAAGTTTTGGTTTGTTATATCAAGATTCATTGACGACATTAAATAACTCCGAGATGGATGCATCGCTTCAAACAGCGTATCAATTAGCCCTTTATCTTGTAGCGGGATTGCCGATTATTTGTTTACAAAACTCAAAAGAGGCGTCGTTTATTTTAAATCATCACTTAGGGATCACGGTTTCTTGTTTAGCTGAAGTAAAAGAAAAGATAAATGAGCTAACGACGGATGACTATGAGAAAATGAAAGCACAAGTGGCTATTTTCTCAAAGAAAATGAATGAAAAAAATTATTTTAAAGCAAGTGTTCAATCGATTTTACAAAAATTAAGGGGAGAAACGTTTGAATAA
- a CDS encoding glycosyltransferase — translation MLYTQMKALQQRGHRITVLLRGAYDRVVPNWITDFTPDQEFVLQGHETYTDYLSGVDVVFAGFYNQIKELMNANVPILYWEQGHEFLYGDVGDQEKEKIIRASLQEQFKEEIYYATDSVYVHDIVKARFNQESYVLPVFIDTERYYPVEREESKELRILLVGNPMLSFKGFVTALQVLVQAWHQGFRFKVTWACQVQPTTSALPFEVEYVVNASQLELANLYRQSDILLSCSIYEGCPLPPLEAMASGVAVVCTNCGGINQYAKHEQNALIASSNTIEELTEHLKRVLTDSTLRAHLVENGLKTAEQMSPVNGACLLEDILHSTIHQFKEDKKQIKQTKKVKILFLIGTLLGGGAEKVLLNLVKGLDQSKFDITVQTRIDQGIYIDEIKKYATYKTIYRVTAQSEEEANALKEYYTYLETLTPTRLSQEVIDQDYDIEVAFLEDQSTRIIAYSPNKHAKKIAWVHTDLMANRGADFCFSSEEEHKSCYEAFDEIVCVSEGAKKAFIEKFGIYDHVHVIYNPIDEVEIKEKAALPCQASLPEEFKIVSVGRLTPEKGYDRLLIIQQKLKELGVNCQLIIIGEGVKRQEYEDYIRQNQLEDCVTLMGYHPNPYQLVNHCQLFICSSYVEGLSSAVIEALILGIPIIATDCAGNRELLKDGEYGFLVENTLQALYDGVINVLFNTMTYLELKQKSQKGGEQFSYHQQLSKIQSFLLIPKE, via the coding sequence ATGTTATACACTCAAATGAAGGCATTACAGCAACGAGGACATCGTATCACTGTTTTACTTCGAGGGGCCTATGATCGAGTCGTTCCAAATTGGATTACGGATTTTACTCCCGATCAAGAGTTTGTACTTCAAGGACATGAAACGTATACTGACTATTTAAGTGGAGTTGACGTTGTTTTTGCCGGTTTTTATAATCAAATTAAAGAGTTAATGAATGCAAATGTTCCTATTTTATACTGGGAACAAGGTCATGAGTTCTTATATGGGGATGTCGGTGATCAAGAAAAAGAAAAAATCATTCGCGCCTCTTTGCAGGAACAATTTAAAGAAGAGATTTATTATGCGACGGATTCGGTTTATGTTCATGATATTGTAAAAGCGCGATTTAATCAGGAATCTTATGTTTTACCGGTTTTTATTGATACTGAGCGTTATTATCCGGTTGAAAGAGAAGAATCGAAAGAATTAAGAATTTTACTCGTTGGAAATCCAATGTTATCGTTTAAAGGATTTGTCACTGCGTTGCAAGTCTTGGTTCAGGCGTGGCATCAAGGATTTCGTTTTAAAGTCACTTGGGCTTGTCAGGTTCAACCAACAACGAGTGCCTTACCTTTTGAAGTTGAATATGTGGTTAATGCGTCCCAATTAGAGTTAGCTAACCTTTATCGTCAATCGGATATTTTACTAAGTTGTTCGATTTATGAAGGGTGTCCATTACCTCCTCTTGAAGCAATGGCATCTGGGGTGGCAGTTGTTTGTACGAACTGTGGTGGCATTAATCAATACGCTAAACATGAGCAAAATGCACTGATTGCTTCATCTAATACGATTGAAGAATTAACGGAACATTTAAAACGCGTGTTAACAGATTCAACACTAAGAGCGCATTTAGTTGAAAATGGACTAAAAACAGCCGAGCAAATGAGTCCAGTCAACGGAGCTTGTTTGCTAGAAGACATCTTACATAGTACGATTCATCAGTTTAAAGAAGACAAAAAACAAATAAAACAAACGAAAAAAGTGAAAATCTTATTTCTAATTGGAACGTTGCTTGGTGGAGGAGCTGAAAAAGTGCTTTTAAACCTTGTGAAAGGACTCGATCAATCGAAATTTGATATTACCGTTCAAACTCGAATTGACCAAGGAATTTACATTGATGAAATTAAAAAATATGCGACTTATAAAACCATTTATAGAGTAACGGCACAGAGTGAAGAAGAAGCGAATGCTTTAAAAGAATACTATACGTACTTAGAGACATTAACGCCGACACGACTAAGTCAAGAAGTTATTGATCAAGACTATGATATTGAAGTGGCCTTTTTAGAAGATCAATCAACTCGGATCATTGCCTATTCACCGAATAAACATGCTAAAAAAATTGCATGGGTTCATACGGATTTAATGGCTAATCGAGGGGCGGACTTCTGTTTTTCTAGTGAAGAGGAGCATAAATCATGTTACGAAGCCTTCGATGAAATTGTTTGTGTGTCAGAAGGAGCCAAAAAGGCGTTCATTGAAAAATTTGGAATTTATGATCATGTCCATGTCATTTATAATCCAATTGACGAGGTAGAAATTAAAGAAAAAGCTGCGTTACCATGTCAAGCGTCGCTACCTGAAGAATTTAAAATTGTGTCTGTGGGGCGTTTAACGCCAGAAAAAGGATATGATCGATTACTTATCATTCAACAAAAATTAAAAGAATTAGGCGTTAACTGTCAGCTCATTATTATCGGAGAGGGCGTTAAGCGTCAAGAATATGAAGACTATATTCGACAAAATCAGCTAGAAGATTGCGTTACGCTCATGGGGTATCACCCAAATCCTTATCAATTAGTGAACCATTGTCAGTTATTTATCTGTTCTTCATACGTTGAAGGGTTGAGTTCTGCCGTGATTGAAGCGTTGATTTTAGGCATTCCTATTATTGCGACCGACTGTGCGGGAAATCGAGAACTTCTGAAAGATGGAGAGTATGGATTTTTAGTCGAGAATACGCTTCAAGCGTTGTATGACGGCGTGATTAACGTCTTATTTAATACGATGACTTATTTAGAGTTAAAACAAAAAAGTCAAAAAGGTGGCGAACAGTTTTCTTATCACCAACAACTATCCAAAATTCAATCATTTTTATTAATACCGAAAGAGTAA
- a CDS encoding IS66 family transposase codes for MSESEIIKVYQEGIQSVISLVQGLSTQISELSQTVSDLDARLKKLEKQSNQTSQNSSLPPSTDGFKKTKSLRQPSNKKPGGQVGHQGSTLKMIKDPDHVVTHHPKTCQGCGCCLENVEPQKTIRRQVFDLPSLRLQVTEHQSQIKVCPNCHFKNEGLFPKHVTQPTQYGPHLTSVLTYFSHYQLIPFNRLKQLTQDIFKATISQGTLVNMTKRCDELLETTEASIKENLLASNHLHLDETGCYVNGKRHWLHVTSNQKFTHYFVHEKRGSQAIEANGILPSFKGTVIHDHWTPYFKYDDCTHALCNVHHLREFKGIIDFENQQWAKNMTKLLLEAKTYSEETEYPLPLSKIQEFEKRYQQIIEEGYRENPLKLHEKNTDSVRLLNRLSKRQEEVLEFLYQVEVPFDNNLAERDVRMTKTKQKISGCFRTEKGAHCFARIRGFISTCQKQGLNIIESIETILMGNTIQFS; via the coding sequence ATGTCAGAATCTGAAATCATCAAAGTTTATCAGGAGGGGATTCAATCCGTTATTAGTTTAGTTCAAGGACTTTCCACTCAAATCTCTGAGTTATCTCAGACTGTTTCAGATTTAGATGCTCGCCTTAAGAAACTTGAAAAACAATCAAATCAAACCAGTCAAAATAGTAGCTTACCTCCGTCAACCGATGGTTTTAAAAAGACAAAAAGTTTGCGTCAACCTTCAAATAAAAAACCGGGTGGTCAAGTCGGACATCAAGGTTCAACCTTAAAAATGATAAAAGATCCGGATCATGTCGTCACACATCATCCGAAAACTTGCCAAGGGTGTGGGTGTTGTTTAGAAAACGTTGAACCTCAAAAAACGATTCGACGTCAAGTTTTTGATTTACCGAGCTTAAGGCTTCAAGTGACTGAGCATCAATCCCAAATTAAAGTATGTCCTAACTGTCACTTTAAAAATGAAGGACTATTTCCGAAACATGTCACACAACCGACACAATATGGGCCACATTTAACAAGTGTATTAACTTATTTCAGTCACTATCAATTGATTCCTTTCAACCGTCTGAAACAATTGACTCAAGATATTTTCAAAGCGACCATCAGCCAAGGAACACTGGTGAATATGACGAAACGATGTGATGAGTTATTAGAAACGACTGAAGCCTCAATCAAAGAAAATCTTTTGGCATCAAATCATCTTCATTTAGATGAAACAGGCTGTTATGTCAATGGAAAGAGACACTGGCTTCACGTGACTTCAAATCAAAAATTCACGCATTACTTTGTTCATGAAAAGCGTGGCTCTCAAGCCATTGAAGCCAATGGCATTCTTCCCTCTTTCAAAGGAACCGTCATCCATGACCATTGGACCCCGTATTTTAAATATGATGATTGTACGCATGCTTTATGTAACGTTCATCATTTAAGAGAGTTTAAAGGAATCATCGATTTTGAGAACCAACAGTGGGCAAAAAACATGACGAAATTATTACTTGAAGCTAAAACTTATTCAGAAGAGACGGAATATCCTTTACCCTTATCTAAAATACAGGAGTTTGAGAAACGATACCAACAAATCATCGAAGAGGGTTACCGTGAGAATCCTTTAAAACTGCATGAAAAGAATACGGATTCCGTTCGATTACTCAATCGTTTATCGAAACGACAAGAAGAAGTATTAGAATTTCTGTATCAAGTTGAAGTTCCGTTTGATAATAATTTAGCTGAGCGTGATGTCCGAATGACTAAAACTAAACAAAAAATATCCGGATGTTTCCGAACAGAAAAAGGTGCTCATTGTTTCGCCCGAATCAGAGGTTTCATCTCTACTTGTCAAAAGCAAGGATTAAATATTATCGAAAGTATTGAAACCATTTTAATGGGAAATACGATTCAATTTTCATAA